One genomic region from Marinomonas maritima encodes:
- the pspF gene encoding phage shock protein operon transcriptional activator has protein sequence MKNNQRVIGSSQALADALDHASILAEINRPILICGERGSGKELIAERLHYLSPRWDQPFISINCAAISDSLMESELFGHDAGAFTGATKGYQGRFERADGGTLFLDELGTMSLRVQEKLLRLIEYGEFERLGSAKTQRVDVRIVAATNANLPTLSEQGEFRTDLLDRLTFDVIQVPPLRDRKEDIEELANFFAVKLSTELGWEYFQGFSPKALTSLKNYDWPGNIRELKNVTERSVYRCGFQVDPVEKIVINPFTRVNEEASDSLAYKQAPQANTIESKPSGFSLNSSLSLKEQTFQLQQHLIQQALNENQHNQRLAAQSLGLTYDQFRGLLKKLK, from the coding sequence ATGAAAAACAACCAAAGAGTCATTGGTAGCTCTCAAGCTCTGGCTGATGCACTTGATCATGCCTCGATTCTGGCAGAAATTAATCGACCTATCTTGATCTGTGGTGAACGAGGCAGCGGCAAAGAGCTCATCGCAGAGCGGTTGCATTATTTATCGCCTCGTTGGGATCAGCCTTTTATTAGCATCAACTGCGCAGCCATTAGTGACAGCTTGATGGAGAGTGAATTGTTTGGTCATGACGCAGGCGCTTTTACTGGCGCCACCAAAGGATATCAAGGTCGATTCGAACGTGCAGATGGCGGCACCTTATTCCTCGATGAACTTGGCACCATGTCATTACGAGTACAAGAAAAGCTGTTACGACTCATTGAATATGGTGAGTTCGAACGCCTCGGCAGCGCTAAAACTCAACGAGTTGACGTTCGAATTGTCGCGGCAACTAACGCAAATTTACCGACCCTGAGCGAACAAGGCGAATTTCGTACAGACCTACTCGACCGTCTTACGTTTGATGTCATTCAAGTTCCGCCATTACGAGATAGAAAAGAAGACATAGAAGAATTAGCTAATTTCTTTGCCGTGAAGCTTAGCACTGAGCTGGGCTGGGAATACTTCCAAGGATTTAGCCCTAAAGCCCTAACGTCATTAAAAAATTATGATTGGCCAGGCAACATCCGAGAGCTAAAAAATGTTACTGAACGCTCGGTTTATCGCTGCGGCTTCCAAGTCGATCCCGTTGAGAAAATCGTAATCAATCCTTTTACTCGTGTAAATGAAGAAGCAAGCGACAGCCTCGCCTATAAACAAGCCCCACAGGCAAACACAATAGAATCAAAACCGTCTGGCTTTTCCCTTAATTCCTCTTTAAGCCTGAAAGAGCAGACCTTTCAACTGCAACAACACTTAATTCAGCAAGCTCTTAATGAAAATCAACACAACCAACGACTAGCC